The sequence below is a genomic window from Deltaproteobacteria bacterium.
GCGGTGCCCGGACGTGTGGTGACGCTCGATGTCTCGACTATCGCGCTCGACCTGCTCGGTCACCGTTGGCTGAGTGCGCCAATGGCGGGGCTGGCGGTCAAAGCGACGGCGCTGGCACCGTGGCCGACGCTGGCACAAGCGGTGGCCATCGAGTTGACCGAGATCGGCCTCGACAGCGAGTTTGTGGAACGTAACCTGCGCGCCACCCAGCAAGCCTTTGAGGCCGCGCCCGCGGTCGGTTGGGCGGCGGCTGGCAAGGCACCGCCTCCGGCCCGTGCCTCAGCCACCGCCTTGTTCGTGCTGCCACGCTTGCCGGCGCGCGTCGCCGCCCCATCGATTGATGCTGAAGCCACCTCGGCGCTGCGCACGATGGACGGCTGGCGCGTCTTTCGGCCGGTGGTTGACCTGACTCGTTGCACCCGCTGCTTTCTGTGCTTCGCCCTCTGTCCGGAGGGCGCTATCCAGCTCGATTCCCAGCACTACCCGGTGATCGACTATGACCACTGCAAAGGCTGCCTGGTGTGCGTGAACGAATGCCCGCCCAAGGCCATCAGCGAAGTGCGGGAGGAAGCCGCATGAGGCGCGACTTACTCACCGGCAACGCGGCGGCGGCTTGGGGCGCGCGGCTGGCTGAAGTCGATTACATCCCCGCTTACCCGATCACGCCGCAAACCGAGATCATCGAGGACCTGGCGCAGTGGATCGGGCGCGGCGAGCTGGAGGCGCGGCTGGTGACACTGGACTCGGAGCACTCGATGCTCACCGCCGCCGGCGCTGCCGCCGCCACCGGCGCGCGCGTGTTCACCGCGACCTCCAGTCAGGGATTGGTCTACGGCTTCGAGATGCTCTACACCGTCGCCGGCTGGCGCGTGCCGCTGGTGCTGGTGAACGTTTCGCGCGCGCTCGCCGCGCCCATCACGCTCGAACCCGATCACAACGACGTGCTGGCCGCGCGCGACAGCGGCTTTCTCCAGATCCACGCCGAAACCTGTCAGGAAGTGCTCGATTCGGTCCTGATGGCGTACCGGCTCACCGAACATCCCGATGTCTTGCTGCCGGTCCTGGTGAACCTCGACGGGTTTTACTTGTCGTTCACCCGCGAGCCGGTGTCACTGCCGGCGGCGGCGGCGGTGCGGGAATTCTTGCCGGCCTATCAGCCCGTGCACGCCAAGTTGTCGGCGGGGCATGCGATGGCCCAGGGCGTGGCTGTGCTCGGGGGCAGCGCCTACGCCTTCTTCAAGTACCAGATGCAACGTGCGGCCGAGGCCGCCCTGGCGGTGCACGCCGGCATAGCCGCCGAGTTTGCCGATCGCTTCGGACGCAGTTACGGCGTGGTCGAGGGCTATCAGCTCGACGATGCCGAGTG
It includes:
- a CDS encoding 2-oxoacid:acceptor oxidoreductase family protein, yielding MSAVVRHLRFHGRGGEGVKLASRIVSRAAFVAGWTVQDSPLYGAERRGAPVVAFVRCSDGPIHERGYIEMPDVVVLMDHSLLAHLDAAVLHGLGEDSLLLVNTAQPAEEIKAGYAVPGRVVTLDVSTIALDLLGHRWLSAPMAGLAVKATALAPWPTLAQAVAIELTEIGLDSEFVERNLRATQQAFEAAPAVGWAAAGKAPPPARASATALFVLPRLPARVAAPSIDAEATSALRTMDGWRVFRPVVDLTRCTRCFLCFALCPEGAIQLDSQHYPVIDYDHCKGCLVCVNECPPKAISEVREEAA
- a CDS encoding pyruvate synthase; translated protein: MRRDLLTGNAAAAWGARLAEVDYIPAYPITPQTEIIEDLAQWIGRGELEARLVTLDSEHSMLTAAGAAAATGARVFTATSSQGLVYGFEMLYTVAGWRVPLVLVNVSRALAAPITLEPDHNDVLAARDSGFLQIHAETCQEVLDSVLMAYRLTEHPDVLLPVLVNLDGFYLSFTREPVSLPAAAAVREFLPAYQPVHAKLSAGHAMAQGVAVLGGSAYAFFKYQMQRAAEAALAVHAGIAAEFADRFGRSYGVVEGYQLDDAEWVIVMANSFSTVGKAEVSRLRAGGEKVGLLRLRLVRPFPVATIVAALSGRRAVAVIDQNISIGKGGILFAEVASVLRGGSAPPLRSFIGGLGGRRFRSEEFDLMLAALRQAEHSGGSSEPHLLFSETEYLQLREMLRIAHGQK